A window of the Bradyrhizobium diazoefficiens genome harbors these coding sequences:
- a CDS encoding L,D-transpeptidase — protein MSSLKVMLGILAAGFMLSGCMQATHFEATNTQNFKPKDKELLAKVRYENTPVAEPFRRAIVDYHRKESPGSIVVDSDNHYLYYVMDGGKAIRYGITVGEEAMAWSGIAKVGSMTEWPAWHPTPGEISRLGVPTYVAPGPDNPMGSRAMYLYSGGKDTLFRIHGTNQPEYIGASISSGCIRLTNEDAIDLYSRVKVGTIVVVLEPKHGDSPYNSRLALQGGGSGTGSY, from the coding sequence ATGTCGTCGCTGAAAGTTATGTTGGGAATTTTGGCTGCCGGCTTCATGCTGTCGGGCTGCATGCAGGCCACGCATTTCGAAGCCACCAACACCCAGAATTTCAAGCCGAAGGACAAGGAACTTCTGGCCAAGGTCCGGTACGAGAATACGCCGGTGGCAGAGCCGTTCCGTCGCGCCATCGTCGACTATCACCGCAAGGAGTCGCCCGGCTCGATCGTGGTCGATTCCGACAACCACTACCTCTACTACGTGATGGATGGCGGCAAGGCGATCCGCTACGGCATCACCGTCGGCGAAGAGGCGATGGCCTGGTCCGGCATCGCCAAGGTCGGCAGCATGACCGAATGGCCGGCCTGGCACCCGACCCCTGGCGAGATCTCGCGCCTTGGCGTTCCGACCTACGTCGCCCCCGGTCCGGACAATCCGATGGGCTCGCGCGCGATGTACTTGTATTCCGGCGGCAAGGACACGCTGTTCCGCATTCACGGCACCAACCAGCCGGAATATATCGGCGCTTCGATCTCGTCGGGCTGCATCCGCTTGACCAACGAGGACGCAATCGACCTCTACAGCCGCGTCAAGGTCGGCACCATCGTCGTGGTGCTTGAGCCGAAGCACGGCGACTCGCCCTACAATTCGCGCCTCGCGCTCCAGGGCGGCGGTTCCGGTACCGGTTCTTACTAA
- a CDS encoding magnesium transporter CorA family protein produces the protein MFSVFVPTDSSLKKAVVNDLAAVPEHAVWIDLFNPTAAEDKAVERLSGIAIPTREDMQEIEISSRLYIENSARYMTATLMCHSDTDMPRTTAVTFILGDHRLVTVRYDQPKPFALVEAKLARTCTPAITGEMVLMELLDAVIDRCADILERCGAEIDQVSHDIFEPESERHGHAKQYSQILISIGRKGDLTSKVRESLVSIGRVVTFLSAVVEGVKWSKDMREQLKTMQRDVASLTDHASYLSSKITFVLDAMLGVVNLEQNNIIKLFSVMAVVLMPPTLIASIYGMNFKSMPELEWAHGYPFALVLMVIAAIVPYWIFKLKKWL, from the coding sequence ATGTTTTCTGTGTTCGTTCCAACCGACTCCTCCCTGAAGAAGGCCGTTGTCAACGATCTCGCTGCGGTGCCGGAGCACGCAGTGTGGATTGACCTGTTCAACCCGACCGCGGCCGAGGACAAGGCCGTGGAGCGGCTGTCGGGGATCGCGATCCCGACCCGGGAGGACATGCAGGAGATCGAGATCTCCAGCCGCCTCTATATCGAGAACAGCGCGCGCTACATGACCGCGACGCTGATGTGCCACTCCGACACCGACATGCCCCGGACCACGGCGGTGACCTTCATCCTCGGCGACCACCGTCTGGTCACGGTGCGCTACGACCAGCCCAAGCCGTTCGCCCTGGTCGAAGCCAAGCTCGCCCGCACCTGCACCCCGGCTATCACCGGCGAGATGGTGCTGATGGAACTGCTGGACGCGGTGATCGACCGCTGCGCCGACATCCTGGAGCGCTGCGGCGCCGAGATCGACCAGGTCTCCCACGACATCTTCGAGCCCGAGAGCGAGCGCCACGGCCACGCCAAGCAATACTCCCAGATCCTGATCTCGATCGGCCGCAAGGGGGATTTGACCTCCAAGGTTCGCGAGAGCCTGGTCTCGATCGGCCGCGTCGTCACGTTCCTGTCCGCGGTGGTGGAGGGCGTGAAATGGTCAAAGGACATGCGCGAGCAGCTCAAGACCATGCAGCGCGACGTCGCCTCGCTGACCGACCACGCCTCCTATCTCTCCAGCAAGATCACCTTCGTGCTGGATGCCATGCTCGGCGTCGTCAATCTCGAGCAGAACAACATCATCAAGCTGTTTTCGGTCATGGCTGTTGTCCTGATGCCGCCGACCCTGATCGCCTCGATCTACGGCATGAACTTCAAATCGATGCCGGAACTCGAATGGGCGCACGGTTATCCCTTTGCGCTGGTGTTGATGGTGATCGCAGCGATCGTCCCGTACTGGATCTTCAAATTGAAGAAGTGGCTCTGA
- a CDS encoding class I SAM-dependent methyltransferase yields MGRFASTASLYEHLRPPYPREFFRAVTHKVGLTKESSLIDLGTGPGLLALGFGPYVGRVVGVDPEPAMLDAARLAASGAGRHLTLIEGKAETLPFDIGTFDIVTIGRALHWMDRDATLARLEELVACDGTILICASFSVTDGRNPWLDGYNEIRRRWSPAKLWEEAGKGTRTHRDLRAFFHGSAFAPTELVTVETSYTVSMQDLAQRTLTYSSSSPEALGGDNVEAMLRDVESHLASFSRDGLIAETIVSTAQIVKR; encoded by the coding sequence ATGGGCCGGTTTGCAAGCACGGCTTCGCTCTACGAACATTTGCGCCCGCCCTACCCGCGGGAATTTTTCCGCGCCGTCACACACAAGGTCGGCCTCACCAAAGAGAGCAGCCTGATCGATCTCGGCACCGGACCCGGCCTGCTGGCGCTCGGCTTCGGCCCTTATGTCGGCCGTGTCGTCGGTGTCGACCCGGAGCCTGCGATGCTTGACGCCGCCCGGCTCGCCGCTTCGGGCGCGGGGCGACATCTCACGCTGATCGAAGGCAAGGCAGAGACGCTCCCCTTCGACATTGGTACGTTCGACATCGTCACGATCGGCCGAGCGCTGCACTGGATGGATCGCGACGCGACGCTTGCGCGGCTCGAGGAACTGGTCGCCTGCGACGGCACCATTCTGATCTGCGCTTCGTTCTCCGTCACCGACGGCCGCAACCCATGGCTTGACGGCTACAACGAGATCCGCCGCCGCTGGTCACCCGCGAAGCTCTGGGAGGAGGCCGGCAAAGGCACGCGGACCCATCGCGACTTGCGAGCGTTCTTCCACGGTAGCGCCTTTGCACCCACCGAGCTCGTCACGGTCGAGACCAGCTACACGGTCAGCATGCAGGACCTGGCGCAACGCACCCTCACCTACTCGTCGTCCTCGCCGGAAGCGTTGGGCGGCGACAACGTCGAGGCGATGTTGCGGGACGTCGAGAGCCATCTGGCATCGTTCAGCCGCGACGGCTTGATCGCCGAGACCATCGTCTCGACGGCGCAGATCGTGAAGCGCTAG
- a CDS encoding SDR family NAD(P)-dependent oxidoreductase, whose translation MPHSSNAPRRTLLLTGASRGIGHATVIRFSSAGWRVITCSRHPFPEDCPWDAGPEDHIQVDLGNPQDTTRAISDIRDRLEGGMLHALVNNAAISPKGPGGSRLGSVDTDLDTWTHVFHVNFFAPIMIARGLIEELKAAKGSVVNVTSIAGSRVHPFAGAAYATSKAALASLTREMASDFGRVGVRVNAIAPGEIDTSILSPGTEKIVEQQIPMHRLGTPDEVAKIIYVLCTDTSSYVNGAEIHINGGQHV comes from the coding sequence ATGCCGCATTCGTCAAATGCGCCGCGCCGCACGCTGCTCCTGACCGGAGCGAGCCGCGGTATCGGCCACGCCACCGTGATCCGCTTCTCGTCGGCGGGCTGGCGGGTCATCACCTGCTCGCGGCATCCCTTCCCGGAGGATTGCCCGTGGGATGCGGGTCCCGAGGATCACATCCAGGTCGACCTCGGCAATCCCCAGGACACCACGCGCGCGATCTCCGACATCCGCGACCGCCTCGAAGGCGGCATGCTGCACGCGCTGGTCAACAACGCCGCGATCTCGCCGAAAGGTCCCGGCGGCTCCAGGCTCGGCTCGGTCGACACCGACCTCGACACCTGGACGCATGTCTTCCACGTCAACTTCTTCGCGCCGATCATGATCGCGCGCGGCTTGATCGAGGAATTGAAGGCCGCCAAGGGTTCTGTCGTGAACGTCACCTCGATCGCGGGCTCGCGCGTGCATCCCTTCGCAGGCGCCGCCTATGCGACCTCCAAGGCCGCGCTCGCATCGCTGACGCGCGAGATGGCCTCCGACTTCGGCCGGGTCGGCGTGCGCGTCAACGCGATCGCACCGGGCGAGATCGACACCTCGATCCTGTCGCCGGGGACAGAGAAGATCGTCGAGCAGCAGATCCCGATGCATCGCCTCGGTACGCCGGACGAGGTCGCCAAGATCATCTACGTGCTGTGCACGGACACCAGCTCTTACGTCAACGGCGCCGAGATCCACATCAACGGCGGCCAGCACGTCTAG
- the pdxH gene encoding pyridoxamine 5'-phosphate oxidase, translating into MTDTTSMKHQTPLTSGDFTAADEPFALFEAWLNEAIKSEPNDPNAMALATVDPDGLPDVRMVLMKGFDTEGFVFYSHIASQKGRELAANPKAALLFHWKSLRRQVRIRGNVTPVTDAEADAYFATRPKQAQIGAWASKQSQELESRFAFEQAIAKVAAKHVIGEVPRPPGWSGWRIAPTRIEFWHDRPFRLHDRIEFRRDAAGQPWSKTRMYP; encoded by the coding sequence ATGACCGACACGACCTCGATGAAACACCAGACACCCTTAACATCCGGTGATTTCACCGCCGCCGACGAGCCTTTTGCGCTGTTCGAGGCCTGGCTGAACGAGGCGATCAAGAGCGAGCCGAACGATCCCAACGCCATGGCGCTCGCAACCGTCGATCCCGACGGCCTGCCCGACGTGCGCATGGTGCTGATGAAGGGCTTCGATACCGAAGGTTTTGTCTTCTACAGCCACATCGCCAGCCAAAAGGGCCGCGAACTCGCCGCAAATCCTAAGGCGGCTTTACTTTTTCACTGGAAGTCGCTGCGCCGTCAGGTCCGTATCCGCGGCAACGTGACGCCGGTGACCGACGCCGAGGCCGACGCCTATTTCGCGACGCGACCGAAGCAGGCGCAGATCGGCGCCTGGGCGAGCAAGCAATCGCAAGAACTCGAGAGCCGCTTCGCCTTCGAGCAGGCCATCGCAAAGGTCGCCGCCAAACATGTCATCGGCGAAGTGCCGCGGCCGCCGGGCTGGAGCGGCTGGCGCATCGCGCCTACGCGCATCGAGTTCTGGCACGACCGCCCATTCCGCCTGCACGACCGCATCGAATTTCGTCGTGACGCGGCCGGCCAGCCATGGTCCAAGACGCGGATGTATCCTTGA
- a CDS encoding RT0821/Lpp0805 family surface protein translates to MTMILIGLGAGGCSLSRTDTNAYAKADDNDLTGSIVRPAKDAPPTETDLAFARNAASDVLSKGDKDASQHWENPETGARGSVTPIAQSYAAEDGRKCRDFLASYVNGTTESWLQGAGCQSSRGRWEIHTLKPWRS, encoded by the coding sequence ATGACGATGATTTTGATCGGGCTCGGCGCCGGCGGATGCAGTCTGTCCCGCACTGACACCAACGCCTATGCCAAGGCCGACGACAACGACCTCACCGGTTCGATCGTGCGGCCGGCGAAGGACGCGCCCCCAACCGAGACCGATCTCGCCTTCGCCCGCAACGCCGCCTCCGACGTGTTGAGCAAGGGCGACAAGGATGCCAGCCAGCACTGGGAGAATCCGGAAACCGGCGCGCGCGGCTCGGTGACGCCGATCGCGCAATCCTACGCCGCCGAGGATGGCCGCAAGTGCCGCGATTTCCTGGCGAGCTATGTCAACGGGACGACCGAAAGCTGGCTCCAGGGCGCCGGCTGCCAAAGCAGCCGTGGCCGTTGGGAGATTCATACGCTAAAGCCGTGGCGGAGCTAG
- a CDS encoding DnaJ C-terminal domain-containing protein: MRDPYEVLGVPRSANAAAIKSAYRKLAKKHHPDSNKGDPKAAERFSEINSANEIIGDEDKRKQFDRGEIDAEGKPRFQGFPGGGGPRGRPGAGPGGFESYTFRGGGAGPGQGAGAFEDILNSMFGGGMRGARPGAGGGAQFEFDTGGIGLDLDVNVAMSVALEESVQGGEKRVRLPNGKELNVKIPAGVVEGQQIRLRGQGESAQGHPPGDLLITISIAPHPFFKIEGADLRIDLPITLYEAVLGGKVRVPTLGNAVELSVPKNTSSGRTFRLKGKGLPRSGGTGDLFVTIRIMLPDGNDAELEALMEKWRDQHPYNPRSGLG; the protein is encoded by the coding sequence ATGCGCGACCCCTATGAGGTCTTGGGGGTGCCGCGGAGCGCCAACGCTGCCGCGATCAAGAGCGCCTATCGCAAGCTGGCCAAGAAGCATCATCCCGACAGCAACAAGGGTGATCCCAAGGCCGCCGAGCGCTTCTCCGAGATCAATTCGGCCAACGAGATCATCGGCGACGAGGACAAGCGCAAGCAGTTCGACCGCGGCGAGATCGACGCCGAGGGCAAGCCGCGCTTCCAGGGTTTTCCGGGCGGCGGCGGACCGCGCGGGCGGCCAGGCGCAGGTCCCGGCGGCTTCGAGAGCTATACGTTCCGAGGCGGCGGGGCAGGCCCCGGCCAGGGCGCCGGCGCTTTCGAGGACATCCTCAACAGCATGTTCGGCGGCGGGATGCGCGGTGCGCGCCCCGGGGCCGGCGGCGGGGCCCAGTTCGAATTCGACACCGGCGGGATCGGGCTCGATCTCGACGTCAACGTCGCTATGTCCGTCGCGCTGGAAGAATCGGTCCAGGGTGGCGAGAAGCGCGTCCGGCTGCCGAATGGCAAGGAACTCAACGTCAAGATTCCGGCTGGCGTCGTCGAGGGCCAGCAGATCCGGCTGCGGGGCCAGGGCGAGAGCGCCCAGGGCCATCCGCCCGGAGATCTCCTGATCACCATCAGCATCGCGCCGCATCCCTTCTTCAAGATCGAGGGTGCTGATCTCAGGATCGACCTGCCAATTACCCTCTACGAGGCTGTGCTCGGCGGCAAGGTCCGTGTGCCCACGCTCGGTAACGCAGTGGAATTGTCGGTTCCGAAAAACACCTCCAGTGGCCGGACCTTCCGCCTCAAAGGTAAGGGCTTGCCGAGATCTGGAGGAACCGGGGATCTCTTCGTCACCATCAGGATTATGCTACCGGACGGGAACGACGCCGAGCTTGAAGCATTGATGGAGAAGTGGCGGGACCAACACCCCTACAATCCACGTAGCGGGCTTGGGTAG
- a CDS encoding anti-sigma factor family protein, protein MNDRDIPVTEDELHAFVDGELPPERRADVEAWLAAHLDDAERVQSWRAMAEMLHARYDSVAQEPVPARLELERLERRPRQWLYGAVAAALVAFVAGGAAGWVAHGAANAPTTFQSFTTDALDAHRLYVVEVRHPVEVGGNERDHLQAWLTRRCGWTVFAPNLEASGLKLVGGRLLPGPNGPASFLMYEGASGERYTIYTAKTESGATQMRYAKEGKDGALFWADRGVGYVVSGGSDRDRLTKVAQAVYDQAEKNGG, encoded by the coding sequence ATGAACGACCGCGATATTCCCGTGACCGAAGACGAGCTGCATGCCTTTGTCGACGGCGAGCTGCCGCCCGAGCGCCGCGCCGACGTCGAGGCCTGGCTTGCCGCACATCTTGATGATGCCGAGCGGGTGCAGTCCTGGCGTGCCATGGCCGAGATGCTACACGCCCGCTACGACAGCGTTGCCCAGGAGCCGGTGCCGGCCCGGCTGGAGCTCGAACGGCTGGAGCGCCGTCCGCGGCAATGGCTTTATGGTGCGGTTGCGGCTGCGCTGGTCGCCTTCGTTGCCGGCGGCGCGGCCGGCTGGGTGGCGCATGGCGCCGCCAACGCACCCACGACCTTCCAGAGCTTTACGACGGATGCGCTCGACGCCCACCGCCTCTATGTCGTCGAGGTCCGCCATCCGGTCGAGGTCGGCGGCAACGAGCGCGACCACCTCCAGGCCTGGCTGACCCGGCGCTGCGGCTGGACCGTGTTCGCCCCCAATCTGGAGGCGAGCGGGCTGAAGCTGGTCGGCGGCCGGCTGCTGCCGGGGCCGAACGGGCCGGCGTCCTTCCTGATGTATGAGGGCGCCTCGGGCGAGCGCTACACGATCTACACCGCCAAGACCGAGAGCGGCGCAACACAGATGCGCTACGCCAAAGAAGGCAAGGACGGGGCACTGTTCTGGGCCGACCGCGGCGTCGGCTACGTCGTCAGCGGCGGCAGCGACCGCGATCGGCTGACCAAGGTGGCGCAGGCGGTCTATGACCAGGCCGAGAAAAACGGCGGTTGA
- a CDS encoding RNA polymerase sigma factor, whose amino-acid sequence MSAFRQSVEAMIPALRRYARALTRDADAADDLVQDTLVRALRSERLFLGGDVKSWLYTILTNLNKNRRRSLARRPQFMQLTENNPDASGTEAEGRDIERALSTLVEEQRSVLLLVMLEGMSYREVADIQGVPIGTVMSRLARARAHVKASLEGERPTLRRVK is encoded by the coding sequence ATGAGCGCGTTTCGCCAGAGCGTGGAAGCCATGATCCCGGCGTTGCGCCGCTACGCCCGCGCGCTCACGCGCGATGCGGATGCGGCCGACGATCTGGTGCAGGACACGCTGGTGCGTGCGTTGCGTTCGGAGCGATTGTTTCTCGGAGGCGATGTCAAGAGCTGGCTCTACACGATCCTGACCAACCTCAACAAGAACCGGCGGCGGTCGCTCGCAAGGCGGCCGCAATTCATGCAGCTGACGGAGAACAACCCGGATGCCAGCGGGACGGAGGCCGAAGGACGCGACATCGAACGGGCGCTCTCGACGCTCGTCGAGGAGCAACGCTCGGTGCTGCTGCTGGTGATGCTGGAGGGCATGAGCTACCGCGAGGTCGCCGACATCCAGGGCGTGCCGATCGGCACCGTCATGTCCCGCCTGGCGCGCGCCCGCGCACACGTTAAGGCGTCGCTGGAGGGTGAGCGCCCGACGCTCAGGCGGGTGAAATGA
- the fabI gene encoding enoyl-ACP reductase FabI — protein MAQNSGLMQGLMQGKRGVILGVANNRSIAWGIAKACRAAGAELAFTYQGDALKKRVEPLAAEVGALVLGHCDVTDAATIDAAFEGLKEKWGKIDFVVHAIAYGEQLDGRYVDTTPENFSKSMLISCYSLTALAQRAEKLMTAGGSILTLSYYGAEKWMPRYNVMGVAKAALEASVRYLAADLGEKAIRVNAISAGPIKTLAFAGISDSRLLLKYNEVNAPLRRNVTIEEVGDSAVYFLSDMSRGVTGEIHHVDSGYNVLGMSRPEASGTVPKD, from the coding sequence ATGGCGCAGAATTCAGGTCTGATGCAGGGACTGATGCAAGGCAAGCGCGGGGTCATTCTCGGGGTTGCCAACAACCGCTCGATCGCCTGGGGCATCGCCAAGGCATGCCGGGCGGCCGGCGCCGAACTCGCCTTCACCTATCAGGGCGATGCGTTGAAGAAGCGCGTCGAGCCACTGGCTGCCGAAGTCGGTGCACTTGTGCTCGGCCATTGCGACGTCACCGACGCCGCGACGATCGATGCGGCCTTCGAAGGCCTCAAGGAAAAGTGGGGCAAGATCGACTTTGTCGTGCACGCGATCGCTTATGGCGAACAGCTCGACGGCCGCTACGTCGACACCACGCCGGAAAACTTCTCCAAATCGATGCTGATCTCCTGCTATTCGCTCACCGCGCTCGCGCAGCGCGCCGAGAAGCTGATGACCGCCGGCGGCTCGATCCTCACGCTCAGCTATTACGGCGCCGAGAAGTGGATGCCACGTTACAACGTGATGGGCGTGGCGAAGGCCGCACTCGAAGCGAGCGTGCGATATCTCGCCGCCGACCTCGGCGAGAAGGCGATCCGCGTCAATGCGATTTCTGCAGGGCCGATCAAGACGCTTGCCTTCGCCGGCATCTCGGATTCCCGCCTGCTGCTGAAATACAACGAGGTCAACGCACCGCTGCGGCGCAACGTGACGATCGAGGAGGTCGGCGACAGCGCGGTCTATTTCTTGTCGGACATGTCGCGCGGCGTCACCGGCGAAATCCATCACGTCGATTCCGGATACAACGTGCTGGGCATGAGCCGGCCCGAGGCATCCGGTACGGTGCCGAAGGACTAA
- a CDS encoding histidine phosphatase family protein has translation MPVPTIYYLRHGETEWNALGRLQGIKDIPLNARGRSQAVQAGLILGDLLQRDGKDKAALPYVSSPLGRARQTMELARGKLELPVTDYALDDRLREIGYGSWEGLTLAESEATDPDIYARRLADKWTVGPAGGETYADVQVRVRAWYDELRTDTVAVAHGGTCRALMVSLGLETPASAADLYIEQGAVYVFRDGRLDKYS, from the coding sequence ATGCCCGTGCCCACGATCTATTATCTTCGCCACGGCGAAACCGAGTGGAATGCGCTCGGCAGGCTCCAAGGCATCAAGGACATTCCGCTGAACGCGCGCGGCCGCAGTCAGGCCGTGCAGGCAGGCCTCATCCTGGGCGACCTCCTCCAGCGGGATGGCAAGGACAAGGCGGCGCTGCCTTATGTGTCGAGCCCGCTCGGCCGTGCGCGCCAGACCATGGAACTGGCGCGCGGCAAGCTCGAATTGCCTGTTACGGATTATGCGCTGGACGATCGCCTGCGCGAGATCGGCTACGGCAGCTGGGAAGGGCTGACGCTAGCCGAGAGCGAGGCGACAGATCCCGACATCTATGCCAGGCGCCTCGCCGACAAATGGACGGTGGGGCCTGCGGGCGGGGAAACCTACGCCGATGTGCAGGTCCGCGTGCGCGCCTGGTATGACGAGCTTCGGACCGACACCGTCGCGGTCGCCCACGGCGGCACCTGCCGGGCCCTGATGGTTTCGCTCGGCCTGGAGACGCCGGCCAGTGCCGCCGATCTCTATATCGAGCAGGGCGCCGTCTACGTGTTCCGCGACGGCCGGCTGGACAAGTATAGTTAG
- the aroC gene encoding chorismate synthase, with translation MSFNTFGHMFRVTTFGESHGVAIGCVVDGCPPMIPLTEADIQQDLDRRKPGQSRFTTQRQEPDQVKILSGVMAHPETGVQVTTGTPIGLLIENTDQRSKDYSEIKDKFRPGHADFTYEAKYGLRDYRGGGRSSARETAMRVAAGAIARKVLPDVKVRGALVQMGPHKIDREKWDWDEIAKNPFFCPDKDKAAFFETYLDGIRKSGSSIGAVLEIVAEGVPAGLGAPIYAKLDSDLAGAMMTINAVKGVEVGAGFGAAELTGEENADEMRTGNDGTRFLSNHAGGVLGGISTGQPVVVRFAVKPTSSILQPRLTVDRQGADTEIFTKGRHDPCVGIRAVPVGEAMMACVLADHFIRDRGQVGR, from the coding sequence ATGTCCTTCAACACCTTCGGCCACATGTTCCGCGTCACCACCTTTGGCGAGAGCCACGGAGTGGCGATTGGCTGCGTGGTCGACGGCTGCCCGCCGATGATCCCGCTGACCGAGGCCGACATCCAGCAGGACCTCGATCGCCGCAAGCCGGGCCAGTCGCGCTTCACGACCCAGCGCCAGGAGCCGGACCAGGTCAAGATCCTGTCCGGCGTGATGGCGCATCCGGAGACCGGCGTGCAGGTCACCACGGGCACCCCGATTGGGCTCCTGATCGAGAATACCGACCAGCGCTCGAAGGACTATTCGGAAATCAAGGACAAGTTTCGCCCCGGTCACGCCGACTTCACCTATGAAGCGAAGTACGGTCTGCGCGACTATCGCGGCGGTGGCCGCTCCTCCGCACGCGAGACCGCAATGCGCGTCGCCGCCGGTGCGATTGCGCGAAAGGTGCTGCCCGATGTGAAGGTGCGTGGCGCGCTGGTGCAGATGGGCCCGCACAAGATCGACCGCGAGAAGTGGGACTGGGACGAGATCGCCAAGAATCCGTTCTTCTGTCCGGACAAGGACAAGGCTGCGTTCTTCGAGACCTATCTCGACGGCATCCGCAAGAGCGGCTCCTCGATCGGCGCGGTGCTCGAAATCGTCGCCGAAGGCGTGCCGGCTGGTTTGGGCGCGCCGATCTACGCAAAACTCGATTCCGATCTGGCGGGCGCGATGATGACCATCAACGCGGTGAAGGGCGTCGAGGTCGGTGCCGGCTTCGGCGCTGCCGAGCTCACCGGCGAAGAAAACGCTGACGAGATGCGCACCGGCAATGACGGCACGCGCTTCCTGTCCAACCATGCCGGCGGCGTTCTGGGCGGCATCTCCACGGGACAGCCGGTAGTGGTACGTTTCGCGGTGAAGCCGACTTCGTCGATCCTGCAGCCACGTCTCACGGTCGATCGCCAGGGCGCCGATACCGAGATCTTCACCAAGGGCCGCCACGACCCCTGTGTTGGCATCCGCGCCGTCCCGGTCGGCGAGGCCATGATGGCTTGCGTGCTGGCGGATCATTTCATCCGGGATCGCGGACAGGTGGGGCGGTAG
- a CDS encoding adenylate/guanylate cyclase domain-containing protein, producing the protein MESSGLQRVLNWLIDGARSSGTSADMIAAVCERLVDAGLPLSRFGIFIRTLHPEIFGRNFIWRQGQEVEIGTVDFEILETPEFAKSPLRIVFEQGIEVRGRMDDPDSRRFPFLDDMRAEGVTDYIAVPMPFLDGSIHATSWVTRHPGGFSDDDIATIRMIMAPLARVSEIVTLRRTAEMLLDTYVGNRAGARILGGQIRRGHNDTMQAAIWLSDLRGFTALSDRLPAETVVEILNHYFDCQVTAIRGHGGEVLKFMGDGLLAVFPIDEYVGDAAHVCTRVLEAARESRASVEALAFPVGDVVERFRFGVALHVGNILYGNIGGGNRLDFTCIGPAVNLAARMEKIAGRLGRTVVASEGFADVCQHDWRDLGDFPIAGFSKAQRVYGLAEETPVVMA; encoded by the coding sequence ATGGAAAGCTCCGGGCTTCAGCGCGTCCTGAACTGGTTGATTGACGGCGCGAGGTCTTCGGGGACTTCAGCCGACATGATCGCCGCCGTCTGCGAGCGCTTGGTCGATGCCGGCCTGCCGCTGTCGCGGTTCGGCATCTTCATCCGCACGCTGCATCCGGAAATCTTCGGCCGCAACTTCATTTGGCGGCAAGGGCAGGAAGTTGAAATCGGCACCGTCGATTTCGAGATTCTCGAGACGCCCGAGTTCGCCAAGAGCCCGCTTCGCATCGTGTTCGAGCAGGGAATCGAGGTACGGGGCCGCATGGACGATCCCGACAGCAGGCGGTTTCCGTTTCTCGACGATATGCGTGCCGAAGGCGTGACCGACTACATCGCGGTGCCGATGCCGTTTCTCGATGGCTCGATCCATGCCACGAGCTGGGTCACGCGGCATCCCGGCGGCTTCAGCGATGACGACATCGCGACGATCCGAATGATCATGGCGCCGCTAGCGCGGGTCAGCGAGATCGTCACCCTGCGCCGTACAGCCGAGATGCTGCTCGACACCTATGTCGGCAACCGCGCCGGCGCACGCATTCTCGGCGGCCAGATCCGTCGTGGTCATAACGACACCATGCAGGCTGCGATCTGGCTGTCGGATCTGCGGGGCTTCACCGCGTTGTCGGACCGGTTGCCGGCCGAGACGGTGGTCGAGATTCTCAACCATTATTTCGACTGCCAGGTCACGGCGATCCGCGGCCACGGCGGCGAGGTGCTAAAATTCATGGGCGACGGACTGCTGGCGGTGTTTCCGATCGACGAATATGTCGGCGATGCCGCCCATGTCTGCACGCGCGTGCTGGAGGCCGCACGCGAATCCCGCGCGAGCGTCGAGGCGCTCGCCTTTCCGGTCGGCGATGTCGTCGAGCGCTTCCGCTTCGGCGTCGCGCTGCATGTCGGCAACATCCTCTACGGCAATATCGGCGGCGGCAACCGGCTCGACTTCACCTGCATCGGGCCGGCCGTCAATCTCGCGGCGCGGATGGAAAAGATCGCGGGCCGGCTGGGACGCACCGTCGTGGCGTCAGAAGGCTTTGCCGATGTCTGCCAGCACGACTGGCGCGATCTCGGTGATTTTCCGATCGCGGGATTTTCCAAGGCGCAGCGTGTGTACGGGCTCGCCGAGGAGACGCCGGTGGTGATGGCGTGA